Proteins found in one Miscanthus floridulus cultivar M001 chromosome 4, ASM1932011v1, whole genome shotgun sequence genomic segment:
- the LOC136550764 gene encoding classical arabinogalactan protein 9-like produces the protein MRGGCYVGKATKIFLALLAALAVVGVVLAFRAVLHRAAAKSSSNSASSACAAAYACQPVLPDTDPAVQQPAAATAARPPPTAAQNPTFPSPDAATWPPPPPSQPMPVPETPLSPPPVPVLPPPQQQLPPPAPVVPPPPAEIASPPPALALSPPDLLPPPPTPPALPSPHAPPAAPEAPSPTAS, from the coding sequence ATGCGGGGCGGCTGCTACGTGGGCAAGGCCACCAAGATCTTCCTCGCCCTCTTGGCCGCTCTCGCCGTCGTCGGCGTCGTCCTCGCCTTCCGCGCCGTCCTCCACCGCGCCGCCGCCAAGTCCAGCTCCAACTCCGCCTCATCCGCGTGCGCCGCCGCCTACGCGTGCCAGCCCGTCCTGCCCGACACCGACCCCGCCGTCCAGCagcccgccgccgccacggccgcccGCCCACCGCCCACGGCCGCGCAAAATCCCACCTTTCCCTCCCCGGACGCCGCcacctggccgccgccgccgccctcgcagCCGATGCCTGTGCCCGAGACCCCTCTGTCGCCGCCGCCGGTGCCCGTGCTCCCACCTCCCCAGCAGCAGTTGCCGCCGCCGGCACCAGTCGTGCCACCCCCGCCGGCAGAGATCGCGTCGCCCCCACCCGCACTCGCGTTGTCACCGCCGGACCTTCTGCCGCCGCCTCCAACACCACCTGCGTTGCCGTCGCCTCATGCGCCGCCGGCCGCCCCTGAGGCGCCCAGCCCAACGGCGTCTTGA
- the LOC136550766 gene encoding LOW QUALITY PROTEIN: kinesin-like protein KIN-14N (The sequence of the model RefSeq protein was modified relative to this genomic sequence to represent the inferred CDS: inserted 3 bases in 2 codons), translating into MSARGVRPGVLHHKENNPADAQPGKRQRTAAGTGRQPLATAPPEEPMVFAGREDVEALLNEKMKGKNKMDYKGKSEQMMEYIKKVRACIRWLLEREDANLAEIERINGQLEATHKQHSEIVADLENTIEETKSIXQELQKQCASLQEALKIVEAEKMDALRSLRDEREARMGVESLRNGLLEDLNRAKLEDKRLNDQIKMLQDTNKRLQEYNTSLQQYNSNLQADATKNAETIAKLQKEKNTMVETMNGLKDHANSVKMQLDMVKSLQNEAAKQKTDLLKEVESLRMELQHVREERDTKSAQVDXLFADIGTYKEMTGKTVIELDSAMAKTSALEETCSSQRKMIETLEIKLAAANEKSKRSDMTASETMTEYENMKKMLESALSRLEEAEQTILDGEKLRKKLHNTILELKGNIRVFCRVRPLLPNESGAVSYPKSGENLGRGIELLHNAQGYSFTFDKVFDHSASQEHVFIEISQLVQSALDGYKVCIFAYGQTGSGKTYTMMGNPELEDQKGMIPRSLEQIFQASQALNSQGWRYKMQASMLEIYNETIRDLLVTNRIAAQDGGPSKYSIKHDANGNTNVSDLTVVDVTSINEVSSLLRRAAQSRSVGRTQMNEESSRSHCVFTLRIFGVNEGTDQQVQGVLNLIDLAGSERLNKSGATGDRLKETLAINKSLSCLSDVIFSIAKKEEHVPFRNSKLTYLLQPCLGGDSKTLMFVNLSPEVSSTGESLCSLRFAARVNSCEIGIPRRQTQTRSSQ; encoded by the exons ATGTCCGCGCGAGGGGTGCGCCCGGGGGTGCTGCACCACAAGGAGAACAACCCCGCGGACGCGCAGCCCGGGAAGCGCCAGCGCACCGCCGCCGGGACGGGGAGGCAGCCACTCGCCACCGCACCGCCGGAGGAGCCCATGGTGTTCGCGGGCAGGGAGGACGTCGAAGCCCTCCTCAACGAGAAGATGAAGGGGAAGAACAAGATGGACTACAAG GGGAAGAGCGAGCAGATGATGGAATACATCAAGAAGGTTCGAGCCTGTATCAGATGGCTTCTTGAGAGGGAAGACGCAAATCTTGCTGAAATCGAGAGGATCAATGGTCAGCTTGAGGCGACACACAAACAACATTCTGAGATAG TGGCTGACTTGGAGAATACTATTGAAGAAACAAAATCAA TGCAGGAACTTCAAAAACAATGTGCATCTCTACAAGAGGCTCTGAAGATAGTGGAGGCCGAAAAAATG GATGCCCTGAGGTCTCTAAGAGATGAAAGGGAAGCAAGGATGGGTGTGGAATCTTTGCGCAATGGACTTTTAGAAGATCTGAACAGGGCAAAGTTGGAGGACAAACGCCTCAATGACCAG ATTAAGATGCTTCAGGACACAAATAAGAGGCTTCAAGAATATAACACAAGCTTGCAGCAATACAATAGCAACCTCCAAGCAGATGCAACAAAGAATGCTGAAACAATAGCAAAGCTGCAAAAGGAGAAGAATACTATGGTCGAGACAATGAATGGTCTGAAAGATCATGCTAACTCGGTAAAAATGCAACTAGACATGGTAAAG TCTTTGCAAAATGAAGCTGCAAAGCAAAAGACCGATTTATTGAAGGAAGTTGAAAGTCTTAGAATGGAGCTTCAGCATGTAAGGGAGGAACGTGACACTAAATCTGCTCAAGTAGA TCTTTTTGCTGATATTGGAACATACAAAGAAATGACTGGAAAAACTGTCATTGAGTTAGACAGTGCCATGGCAAAAACCTCTGCCCTTGAG GAAACATGTTCATCCCAAAGAAAGATGATAGAGACATTGGAAATTAAGCTTGCAGCTGCCAATGAAAAGTCAAAG AGGTCTGATATGACGGCCTCAGAAACCATGACTGAGTATGAGAACATGAAGAAAATGTTGGAGAGTGCTCTGTCGCGCCTTGAAGAGGCTGAGCAAACAATTCTGGATGGAGAGAAGTTACGGAAAAAGTTACATAACACAATTCTT GAGTTGAAGGGAAACATCAGGGTATTTTGTAGAGTAAGGCCTTTGCTGCCAAATGAATCAGGAGCGGTCTCATATCCAAAGAGTGGAGAAAACTTAGGCCGAGGCATTGAGTTGTTACATAATG CACAAGGATATTCATTTACTTTTGATAAAGTATTTGATCATTCGGCATCACAAGAACACGTGTTCATAGAAATATCTCAACTCGTCCAAAGTGCCCTAGATGGCTATAAG GTCTGCATATTTGCTTACGGGCAAACTGGTTCCGGTAAAACATATACAATGATGGGCAATCCTGAGTTAGAAGATCAAAAAGGAATGATACCACGATCTCTGGAGCAGATTTTTCAAGCTAGCCAGGCACTTAACTCACAGGGTTGGAGATATAAGATGCAG GCCTCAATGTTGGAGATTTACAATGAGACCATACGCGACTTGCTTGTGACGAATCGCATAGCTGCTCAGGATGGTGGTCCTTCAAAGTACAGTATCAAGCATGATGCCAATGGTAACACAAATGTGTCGGACCTTACGGTCGTTGACGTAACTAGTATCAACGAAGTTTCTTCTCTCCTCAGGCGGGCTGCTCAGAGCAG ATCAGTTGGGAGAACACAAATGAATGAGGAATCATCCAGAAGTCACTGTGTTTTCACTCTTCGGATATTCGGTGTAAATGAG GGAACGGATCAACAAGtgcaaggagtgctcaatcttatAGATCTAGCAGGCAGTGAGCGTCTAAACAAAAGTGGTGCCACTGGTGATCGGCTGAAAGAGACTCTG GCTATCAACAAAAGCTTGTCATGCTTAAGTGACGTCATCTTCTCGATTGCAAAGAAGGAGGAACATGTTCCGTTCAGGAACTCAAAACTGACATATCTGCTCCAG CCGTGTCTCGGAGGGGACTCCAAGACGCTGATGTTTGTGAATCTTTCTCCTGAAGTATCCTCGACTGGGGAGTCTCTTTGCTCACTCCGGTTTGCTGCAAGGGTGAACTCCTGCGAGATCGGGATCCCCCGGCGCCAAACCCAGACGCGGAGCTCTCAATGA